In Pirellulales bacterium, a single genomic region encodes these proteins:
- a CDS encoding glucose 1-dehydrogenase: protein MAGKLAGKVAVVTGASKGIGAAIAKSLAAEGAAVVVNYSSSKEAADKVVKEITGKGGKAVAVQANVTKPEEIKRLFSETKKAFDKLDILVNNAGIYYTAPLAEITPEHFHKQFDLNVLGLILSTQEAAKIMGAGGSIINLSSVASTTGFPGFAVYCGTKGAVDAVTRALAKELGPRKIRINSINPGMVETEGTHTVGITESDFRKQYEAQAPLGRIGQPGDIAGAAVFLASADSSWITGESFYISGGVR, encoded by the coding sequence ATGGCTGGTAAGCTGGCTGGAAAAGTGGCGGTGGTTACGGGGGCATCGAAAGGCATTGGCGCGGCCATTGCCAAAAGCCTGGCGGCCGAAGGAGCCGCCGTCGTTGTCAATTACAGCTCAAGCAAGGAAGCGGCGGATAAAGTCGTCAAGGAAATCACCGGCAAAGGGGGCAAAGCCGTGGCTGTGCAGGCGAATGTCACCAAGCCTGAAGAAATTAAGCGCCTGTTTTCGGAAACAAAGAAAGCGTTCGACAAACTCGACATTTTGGTGAATAACGCCGGCATTTACTACACGGCGCCGCTCGCCGAAATTACGCCCGAGCATTTCCACAAACAGTTCGATCTGAACGTGCTAGGCCTGATTTTGTCCACGCAGGAAGCGGCCAAAATCATGGGCGCCGGCGGTAGCATCATCAATCTTAGTTCGGTCGCCAGCACCACCGGCTTTCCTGGCTTTGCGGTTTACTGTGGTACGAAGGGCGCGGTCGACGCCGTCACCCGCGCTTTGGCCAAGGAATTAGGTCCGCGGAAAATTCGGATCAACAGCATCAACCCTGGCATGGTTGAAACCGAAGGCACACATACCGTCGGAATCACCGAGAGCGATTTCCGCAAGCAGTACGAAGCCCAAGCGCCGCTGGGCCGCATCGGTCAACCGGGCGATATCGCTGGGGCGGCTGTGTTTCTGGCCTCGGCCGATTCGAGCTGGATCACCGGCGAATCGTTCTACATTTCCGGCGGCGTGCGATAA
- a CDS encoding zinc-dependent alcohol dehydrogenase family protein — translation MARVVRFHQTGGPEVLKIENVDVLPPAAGEVQIAVKALGLNRAESMFRLGQYLEEPKLPARLGYEAAGTVTAVGSGVTQVRPGDAVSTIPSFSLNQYGLYGELANAPASAVAKHPPNLSWTEAAAIWMQYMTAYGALIDIGKLAGGDVLLIPAASSSVGLAAIQIANMVGATPIALTRKSNKREELKKLGAAQVIATEEQDLVAEVKRLTGGKGARMAFDPVGGPTVAKLVSALSKSGILFEYGALSTEPTPLPLFEVLGKWITIRGYVMLEITSDPARLKRGVDFVVGGLASGKLKPVIAKTFTLDQIVEAHRYLESNQQIGKIVVTL, via the coding sequence ATGGCGCGCGTCGTGCGATTCCATCAAACAGGCGGTCCGGAAGTGTTGAAGATTGAAAATGTCGACGTGCTGCCGCCGGCCGCCGGCGAGGTGCAAATTGCCGTGAAAGCGCTGGGCTTGAACCGGGCCGAGTCGATGTTTCGCTTGGGCCAGTATTTGGAAGAGCCGAAGCTTCCGGCCCGGCTGGGTTACGAAGCGGCGGGCACCGTCACGGCCGTCGGCTCCGGCGTGACGCAGGTGAGACCGGGAGATGCGGTGAGCACGATTCCGTCGTTTTCGCTGAATCAGTACGGCCTGTATGGCGAATTGGCGAATGCGCCGGCGTCGGCTGTCGCCAAGCATCCGCCCAATTTGTCGTGGACCGAGGCCGCGGCGATTTGGATGCAGTACATGACGGCCTACGGCGCATTGATCGACATCGGCAAATTAGCAGGCGGCGATGTGTTGCTCATCCCGGCGGCTTCCAGCAGCGTCGGTTTGGCCGCAATTCAGATTGCGAACATGGTCGGCGCAACGCCGATTGCGCTCACCCGTAAGAGCAACAAGCGCGAGGAATTGAAAAAGCTGGGCGCCGCGCAGGTCATCGCCACGGAAGAGCAAGATTTGGTCGCGGAAGTCAAACGCTTGACCGGCGGCAAAGGTGCGCGAATGGCATTTGATCCCGTGGGCGGGCCAACGGTCGCCAAATTAGTTTCTGCCCTGTCGAAGAGCGGAATTCTGTTTGAATACGGAGCGCTAAGCACCGAGCCGACGCCGCTGCCGCTGTTCGAAGTGCTGGGCAAATGGATCACCATTCGCGGGTACGTCATGCTGGAAATCACCAGCGATCCGGCGCGGCTGAAACGAGGCGTCGATTTTGTGGTGGGCGGCTTGGCCAGCGGCAAACTCAAGCCGGTCATTGCCAAAACTTTCACGCTCGATCAAATTGTTGAGGCGCATCGCTACTTGGAATCGAACCAGCAGATTGGGAAAATTGTGGTCACCTTGTGA
- a CDS encoding DNA starvation/stationary phase protection protein, giving the protein MAPMTATQPKSRKNHALETPTDLNRSGVSEICEALRSVLADVFALYVKTKNFHWHMSGPHFRDYHLLLDEHSDQIFAMTDPIAERARKIGGTTLHSISDIAKHQRLKDNNEEFVAPREMLAELCNDNQRLTRSLREAHEICDEHKDVATASLIEVWIDETERRTWFLSEIISDD; this is encoded by the coding sequence ATGGCTCCAATGACAGCGACCCAACCCAAATCGCGAAAAAATCATGCGTTGGAAACACCGACAGATTTGAACCGTAGCGGCGTGTCGGAAATTTGCGAAGCACTGCGTTCGGTGCTGGCTGATGTGTTTGCGCTGTATGTGAAAACGAAAAACTTTCATTGGCACATGAGCGGGCCGCACTTTCGCGATTATCACTTGCTGCTGGACGAGCATTCGGACCAAATTTTCGCCATGACCGACCCCATTGCCGAGCGCGCCCGGAAAATCGGCGGAACCACGCTGCATTCGATCAGCGATATCGCCAAGCATCAACGGTTGAAGGACAACAACGAAGAATTTGTCGCACCGCGCGAAATGCTGGCCGAGCTGTGCAACGACAATCAGCGCCTGACGCGTTCGTTGCGTGAAGCCCATGAAATTTGCGACGAGCACAAAGATGTGGCCACCGCCAGCCTGATCGAAGTTTGGATCGACGAAACTGAACGGCGAACCTGGTTCTTATCGGAAATCATTTCCGACGACTGA